From a region of the Zingiber officinale cultivar Zhangliang chromosome 4B, Zo_v1.1, whole genome shotgun sequence genome:
- the LOC121976193 gene encoding noroxomaritidine/norcraugsodine reductase-like yields the protein MVKAKMLWLLKKCSETLQTKKPRFTYPAEEQKQSAMEKWSLLGSTALVTGGTKGIGRGIVEEMGGLGAAIHTCSRSQSDLDASLQQWRSAGLKVTGSTCDVSSPADREKLMEEVKSTFDGKLNILVCNAGTGVVKPAVEQTAEDYKLVMSTNLDSAFHLSQLAHPLLKASGNGSIVFISSIGASIAVDGLSVYCASKGAVNQLTRSLACEWPRDNIRTNCVAPGSIKTPLLEYAMDDESLAMRRRRIPAGRIGEPEEVAALVAFLCMPGARYINGQVICADGGRTINGNI from the exons atGGTTAAAGCAAAAATGCTCTGGCTTCTTAAGAAATGCTCTGAGACTCTTCAAACAAAGAAGCCACGGTTCACCTACCCCGCCGAAGAGCAGAAGCAATCGGCCATGGAGAAATGGTCTCTTCTCGGATCCACTGCGCTGGTCACCGGCGGGACCAAGGGAATCGG GCGCGGAATTGTGGAAGAAATGGGGGGACTCGGCGCCGCCATCCACACCTGCTCCCGCAGCCAATCCGACCTCGACGCCTCCCTGCAGCAATGGCGGTCCGCTGGCCTCAAGGTCACCGGATCCACCTGCGACGTCTCCTCGCCGGCCGACCGGGAGAAGCTGATGGAAGAAGTCAAATCCACCTTCGACGGAAAGCTCAATATTCTG GTTTGTAATGCTGGAACCGGGGTGGTGAAGCCGGCGGTGGAGCAGACGGCGGAGGACTACAAGCTGGTGATGAGCACTAACTTGGACTCGGCCTTCCACCTGAGCCAGCTCGCGCACCCCCTTCTCAAGGCGTCGGGCAACGGCAGCATCGTCTTCATCTCCTCCATCGGCGCATCCATAGCCGTCGACGGCTTGTCCGTGTACTGCGCCAGCAAAGGAGCGGTCAACCAGCTCACCAGAAGCCTCGCCTGCGAGTGGCCGCGCGACAACATCCGCACCAACTGCGTCGCGCCGGGATCCATCAAAACCCCCTTGCTCGAATAT GCGATGGATGATGAATCGTTGGCGATGAGAAGGCGTCGGATCCCAGCTGGGAGGATCGGGGAACCGGAGGAGGTGGCGGCGCTGGTGGCATTCCTGTGCATGCCTGGGGCGCGCTACATCAACGGGCAGGTCATCTGCGCAGACGGAGGAAGAACTATAAACGGCAACATTTGA